A genomic region of Trifolium pratense cultivar HEN17-A07 linkage group LG3, ARS_RC_1.1, whole genome shotgun sequence contains the following coding sequences:
- the LOC123917400 gene encoding uncharacterized protein LOC123917400, whose product MALILFLLLSLCTTCCKADTRSKILPDEQHHFTGSDIIMVNNDFQCVDIYRQPSLQHPLLKNHKIQLYPTFAKNILQNRSSYGKTMNKCPEGKVPIYNKMGRRQIITNSSSKLQIDDFQQYSQSAPGYHTVTLDTTQNTVFHGAYAGISGYDLSVEANQYSISSIWIESGPPTELNSIKVGVGVHQSLYGDNQLRLTSQWTVDGYKKTGCYNYLCSGFVQVNHDKEYALGSLVTPVNSIGSTEKVASFIKIKQDRSTGHWWLIIQLESISVGYWPKELFNHLSKGASSIRFGGQTYSPPNKDSPPMGSGRLPKEKFINSAFMMNLEIIDSEYNEVDVTDRDMKPYRDTNPECYDLAYNGYQGSVYKQAFLYGGPGGRNCGT is encoded by the exons atggCTTTAATTCTCTTTCTACTTCTTAGTTTGTGCACAACATGTTGCAAAGCTGATACAAGAAGCAAAATTCTACCAGATGAGCAACATCATTTTACTGGATCAGATATCATCATG GTGAACAATGATTTTCAATGTGTTGATATCTACCGGCAACCTTCTCTACAACATCCGTTgctaaaaaatcacaaaattcag CTTTACCCAACTTTCGCGAAGAACATCTTGCAAAATAGATCATCTTATGGTAAAACAATGAACAAATGTCCAGAGGGAAAAGTACCTATCTACAACAAGATGGGAAGACGTCAAATTATCACCAATTCGTCTTCAAAATTACAAATTGATGATTTTCAGCAGTATTCCCAAAGTGCCCCTGGCTATCAT ACCGTTACCCTTGATACAACCCAAAACACGGTATTTCATGGAGCATACGCCGGTATATCTGGGTATGATCTATCGGTTGAAGCAAACCAGTACAGCATATCTTCAATTTGGATTGAGAGTGGACCACCAACCGAACTTAATAGCATAAAAGTCGGAGTCGGG GTTCATCAAAGCTTATACGGAGACAACCAACTAAGACTAACTAGTCAATGGACG GTTGATGGCTACAAAAAAACCGGATGTTACAATTATCTTTGTTCCGGTTTCGTGCAAGTAAATCATGACAAAGAGTATGCTCTCGGATCTCTCGTAACACCTGTTAATTCTATTGGATCAACTGAAAAAGTTGCttcttttatcaaaataaagcag GATCGATCTACGGGTCATTGGTGGTTAATTATTCAACTTGAGTCAATATCTGTTGGCTATTGGCCAAAAGAACTATTCAATCATTTGAGCAAAGGAGCATCATCAATTAGATTTGGGGGTCAAACCTATTCTCCACCCAATAAGGATAGTCCTCCAATGGGTAGTGGAAGATTGCCTaaagaaaaatttataaacTCAGCTTTCATGATGAACCTGGAGATTATTGATTCAGAATATAATGAAGTTGACGTAACAGATAGAGATATGAAACCATATAGAGATACTAATCCAGAATGTTATGACTTAGCATACAATGGTTATCAAGGATCTGTCTATAAGCAAGCTTTTCTTTATGGTGGACCTGGTGGACGGAATTGTGGTACATGA